One Candidatus Methylomirabilota bacterium DNA window includes the following coding sequences:
- a CDS encoding Fe-Mn family superoxide dismutase, whose product MATYQAKTFQPKKYKEQVFDQLRGLEGISDAQITEHLALYAGYVKQVNQLNEELAALIGRGEASGKSPEFAELTRRLGFEYNGMILHEYYFSNLRRAAEPQPPAGSGLTQALGQSFGSSEQWMADFQAIGEMRGVGWVILFEDPATERLTNHWITLHQDGVPAGFKPLLVMDVWEHAYMRDYKATERGKYITAFFRNIDWQMVERRLTESAAIRPAAA is encoded by the coding sequence GTGGCGACCTACCAAGCGAAGACGTTCCAGCCCAAGAAGTACAAGGAGCAGGTGTTCGACCAGCTCCGGGGGCTCGAGGGGATCTCGGATGCCCAGATCACCGAGCACCTCGCGCTCTACGCCGGCTACGTCAAGCAGGTGAACCAGCTGAACGAGGAACTGGCCGCCCTGATCGGCCGCGGCGAGGCCTCGGGCAAGAGCCCGGAGTTCGCCGAGCTCACGCGCCGCCTCGGCTTCGAGTACAACGGAATGATCCTCCACGAGTACTACTTCTCCAACCTCCGGCGGGCCGCCGAGCCGCAGCCCCCCGCCGGCTCGGGCCTGACCCAGGCCCTCGGTCAATCCTTCGGGTCGAGCGAGCAGTGGATGGCCGACTTCCAGGCGATCGGGGAGATGCGAGGGGTGGGCTGGGTGATCCTGTTCGAGGATCCGGCCACTGAACGGCTGACCAACCACTGGATCACGCTCCATCAGGACGGCGTCCCGGCCGGCTTCAAGCCGCTGCTCGTCATGGACGTGTGGGAGCACGCGTACATGCGGGATTACAAGGCGACGGAGCGGGGGAAGTACATCACGGCGTTCTTCCGGAACATCGACTGGCAGATGGTGGAGCGCCGGCTCACCGAGTCGGCCGCCATCCGGCCGGCAGCCGCCTGA
- a CDS encoding PRC-barrel domain-containing protein, with the protein MLHSARELVGYTIGATDGDIGAVHDFYFDDESWTIRYLVADTGDWLPGRKVLISPMALREPRWTTQRLPVGLTRAQVERSPGVDTARPVTRHYEAELAGHYGYPYYWAGPYRWGAGPYPFAPIAPEPVPVEPEALTTLEREGMANVEHRDSDRHLRSVQEVRGYYIQAADGDIGHVDDFLIDDRTWAIRYMVIDTRNWWPGKQVLVSPEWIAAVSWNDSKVHIDLTREVVKSAPEYDPAHPLERELESRLHEHYGRRKYWETEDRDRAA; encoded by the coding sequence ATGCTGCACAGCGCGCGTGAGCTCGTCGGCTACACGATCGGGGCGACTGACGGCGATATCGGGGCGGTCCACGACTTCTACTTCGACGACGAAAGCTGGACGATCCGGTACCTCGTGGCAGATACCGGCGACTGGCTTCCGGGCCGAAAGGTCTTGATCTCGCCGATGGCGCTCCGGGAGCCCCGGTGGACGACCCAGCGGCTGCCGGTCGGCCTCACCCGGGCGCAGGTCGAGCGGAGCCCGGGCGTCGACACCGCCAGGCCCGTCACCCGGCATTACGAGGCCGAGCTGGCGGGCCACTACGGCTACCCTTACTACTGGGCCGGTCCGTACCGGTGGGGCGCGGGCCCGTACCCGTTCGCGCCGATCGCCCCGGAGCCGGTCCCGGTCGAGCCCGAGGCCCTGACCACCCTGGAGCGGGAGGGCATGGCGAACGTGGAGCACCGCGACAGCGACCGACACCTCCGAAGCGTGCAGGAGGTCAGGGGATACTACATCCAGGCCGCGGACGGCGACATCGGCCACGTCGACGACTTCCTCATCGACGACAGGACGTGGGCGATCCGGTACATGGTCATCGACACCCGGAACTGGTGGCCGGGGAAGCAGGTCCTGGTATCGCCGGAGTGGATCGCGGCCGTCAGCTGGAACGATTCCAAGGTCCACATCGATCTGACCCGGGAAGTCGTCAAGAGCGCCCCGGAGTACGACCCAGCGCATCCGCTCGAGCGGGAGCTGGAGAGCCGGCTCCACGAGCACTACGGACGGCGGAAGTACTGGGAAACGGAGGATCGCGACCGGGCGGCGTGA
- a CDS encoding PPC domain-containing DNA-binding protein, with the protein MKTRLLHDKEEKTFVLVFDRGDEVMAGLTSFAERERLAASHFTAIGAFSSAVLGYFDRQRKDYARIPVREQVEVLSLIGDVATKDGRPAVHAHVVVGKSDGTAHGGHLLEAHVWPTLEVILTESPRHLRRRLDAATGLALIDLGAA; encoded by the coding sequence ATGAAGACGCGACTGCTTCACGACAAGGAGGAAAAGACGTTCGTCCTCGTCTTCGACCGGGGCGACGAGGTCATGGCCGGACTCACGAGCTTCGCCGAGCGGGAGCGGCTCGCGGCCAGCCACTTCACGGCGATCGGCGCCTTCAGCAGCGCCGTGCTCGGCTACTTCGACCGCCAGCGGAAGGACTATGCGCGGATCCCGGTCCGGGAGCAGGTGGAGGTGCTGTCGCTGATCGGGGACGTGGCCACCAAGGACGGCCGGCCCGCCGTCCATGCCCACGTGGTGGTCGGCAAATCGGATGGCACGGCCCACGGCGGGCACCTCCTCGAAGCCCACGTGTGGCCGACGCTGGAGGTGATCCTCACGGAATCCCCGCGACATCTCCGGCGCCGTCTCGACGCGGCGACGGGGCTCGCGCTGATCGACCTCGGGGCAGCCTGA
- a CDS encoding SCO family protein, with amino-acid sequence MSRAAAIAAALALGLAAAALAAGAEAPLPRLGPAPNFALTTQQNDRLWLTQLRHRVVVLTFTCTACQACPGVLPFLSGLARDLRDAAGRAVFFVVVTVDPARDSAPVLRRFARDRRLDPVAWLLLTGKPSEIDVVTRWYGVAVHRQDGGVSHDCLVVLIDGGGTIRGRYGLDDLAQLRRGVDALRAEGTGS; translated from the coding sequence GTGAGCCGGGCGGCGGCGATCGCCGCGGCGCTGGCGCTCGGGCTGGCGGCGGCAGCCCTCGCGGCCGGCGCCGAGGCCCCGCTCCCGCGCCTCGGGCCGGCGCCGAACTTCGCGCTCACGACCCAGCAGAACGACCGGCTGTGGCTGACGCAGCTCCGCCACCGTGTCGTGGTCCTGACATTCACCTGCACGGCCTGCCAGGCGTGTCCCGGAGTCCTTCCGTTTCTCTCGGGGCTGGCCCGCGACCTGCGGGATGCCGCCGGTCGCGCGGTGTTCTTCGTGGTGGTCACCGTCGATCCCGCGCGTGACAGCGCGCCTGTTCTCCGCCGGTTCGCCCGGGACCGCCGGCTGGATCCCGTCGCGTGGCTCCTCCTGACCGGCAAGCCTTCGGAGATCGACGTCGTGACTCGCTGGTATGGTGTCGCCGTCCATCGACAGGACGGGGGCGTGAGCCACGACTGCCTCGTCGTCCTCATCGACGGCGGGGGGACGATCCGCGGTCGTTACGGCCTCGACGACCTGGCGCAGCTCCGCCGGGGCGTCGATGCTCTCCGGGCCGAGGGGACCGGCTCCTGA